A stretch of Methylogaea oryzae DNA encodes these proteins:
- a CDS encoding carbamoyltransferase family protein, giving the protein MPIRILGISAYYHDSAAALLVDGEVVAAAQEERFTRKKHDPGFPAEAVRYCLDEAGIQLKDIDHVVFYDKPLVKFERLLETYLAYAPMGFTSFCSAMPVWLKDKLFLKSRLKDELCQLSGLKQKDLPSLLFTEHHQSHAASAFFPSPYQKAAVLCLDGVGEWATTSVWVGDGNKLESQWEIDFPHSLGLLYSAFTYYCGFKVNSGEYKLMGLAPYGEPKYVDLIRDNLIDIKEDGTYRLNMAYFNYATGLTMTNRRFAKLFGEPARKAESQLTQKHMDLARSIQAVTEEIVLKLARSIKKEFGVDYLCLAGGVALNCVANGKLLSEKIFKEIWIQPAAGDAGGALGAAYAAWHQYLDKPRAADNVTDQSRGSYLGIRYDNSQIKQYLDGINAPYRELSDAELMPELAGILASENVVGWFQGRMEFGPRALGGRSIIGDPRSRNMQSVMNLKIKYRESFRPFAPAVKADKVADWFQVDTGTRSPYMLLVAGVNDEHRIPMTAEQEALFGIEKLNVPRSTVPAITHVDYSARLQTVHPETNPRFYALLDEFEKATGCPVLINTSFNVRGEPIVCSPEDAYRCFMRTEMDYLVLENILLKKSDQPAWAKDEAWKTEFELD; this is encoded by the coding sequence ATGCCTATCCGTATTCTCGGAATCTCCGCCTATTACCACGACAGCGCCGCGGCCTTGTTGGTGGACGGGGAGGTCGTCGCCGCCGCCCAGGAAGAGCGCTTCACCCGCAAGAAGCACGACCCGGGTTTTCCCGCCGAAGCCGTGCGGTATTGCCTGGACGAGGCCGGCATCCAGCTCAAAGACATCGACCACGTGGTGTTCTACGACAAGCCGCTGGTCAAGTTCGAGCGCCTGTTGGAAACCTATTTGGCCTATGCGCCGATGGGCTTTACTTCGTTTTGCTCCGCCATGCCGGTGTGGCTCAAGGATAAGCTGTTCCTGAAGAGCCGCTTGAAGGACGAGCTGTGCCAATTGAGCGGCCTGAAGCAGAAAGACCTGCCGTCGTTGTTGTTCACCGAGCACCACCAGTCCCACGCGGCTTCCGCTTTTTTCCCCAGCCCGTACCAGAAGGCCGCCGTGTTGTGCTTGGACGGCGTGGGCGAGTGGGCCACCACTTCCGTGTGGGTGGGCGACGGCAACAAGCTGGAATCCCAGTGGGAAATCGATTTTCCCCACTCCCTGGGCTTGCTCTACTCCGCTTTCACCTATTACTGCGGCTTCAAGGTCAATTCCGGCGAATACAAGCTGATGGGCCTGGCGCCCTACGGCGAGCCCAAATATGTCGACCTGATCCGCGACAATCTCATCGACATCAAGGAAGACGGCACCTACCGGCTCAACATGGCGTACTTCAACTACGCTACCGGCCTGACCATGACCAACCGCCGCTTCGCCAAGCTGTTCGGCGAGCCGGCGCGCAAGGCCGAGTCGCAGCTGACGCAAAAACACATGGACTTGGCCCGCTCCATCCAGGCGGTGACGGAAGAGATCGTGCTCAAGCTGGCGCGCAGCATCAAGAAGGAATTCGGCGTCGACTACCTGTGCCTGGCCGGCGGCGTGGCGCTCAATTGCGTGGCCAACGGCAAGCTGCTTTCGGAAAAAATCTTCAAGGAAATCTGGATCCAGCCGGCGGCCGGCGATGCCGGCGGCGCCTTGGGCGCGGCCTATGCCGCCTGGCACCAGTACCTGGACAAGCCGCGCGCTGCGGACAACGTCACCGACCAGAGCCGGGGCTCTTATCTCGGCATCCGCTACGACAATAGCCAGATCAAGCAGTATCTTGACGGCATCAACGCGCCCTATCGCGAATTAAGCGACGCCGAATTGATGCCGGAACTGGCCGGCATCCTGGCTTCCGAAAACGTGGTCGGCTGGTTCCAGGGCCGCATGGAATTCGGCCCGCGCGCCCTGGGCGGCCGTTCCATCATCGGCGACCCGCGCAGCCGCAACATGCAGTCGGTGATGAACCTGAAGATCAAGTACCGCGAATCGTTCCGGCCCTTCGCCCCGGCGGTGAAGGCGGACAAGGTGGCCGACTGGTTCCAGGTGGACACCGGCACCCGCAGCCCCTACATGTTGCTGGTGGCCGGCGTCAACGACGAGCACCGCATCCCCATGACGGCGGAGCAAGAGGCCCTGTTCGGCATCGAAAAGCTCAACGTGCCGCGTTCCACCGTGCCGGCCATCACCCACGTGGACTACTCGGCGCGCTTGCAGACCGTGCATCCGGAAACCAATCCGCGCTTCTACGCCCTGCTGGACGAATTCGAAAAGGCCACCGGTTGCCCGGTGTTGATCAACACCTCCTTCAACGTGCGCGGCGAGCCCATCGTCTGCTCGCCGGAAGACGCCTACCGCTGCTTCATGCGCACTGAAATGGACTACCTGGTGCTGGAGAACATCCTGCTGAAAAAGTCCGACCAGCCGGCTTGGGCCAAGGACGAAGCCTGGAAAACCGAATTCGAGCTGGATTGA
- a CDS encoding SxtJ family membrane protein, with protein sequence MSKHPVPDKAALRQFGLVLALILAVIFGAVPLWWLGKPPLLPVMIAAGVLLLWALLLPKTLSPLYRLWMAIGEVLGWINTRIILGILFVALFFPVGLLMKLLGKDPMRRRLDAQAASYRNPSNHQPREHLERPY encoded by the coding sequence ATGAGCAAACACCCCGTTCCCGATAAAGCCGCCCTGCGCCAGTTCGGCCTGGTGCTGGCGCTGATCCTGGCCGTCATCTTCGGTGCCGTGCCCCTGTGGTGGCTGGGCAAGCCGCCGTTGCTGCCGGTGATGATCGCCGCCGGCGTATTGCTGCTGTGGGCGTTGTTGCTGCCCAAGACGCTGAGTCCCCTTTACCGGCTGTGGATGGCCATCGGCGAAGTGCTGGGTTGGATCAACACCCGCATCATCTTAGGCATTTTGTTCGTCGCGCTGTTTTTCCCGGTGGGATTGCTGATGAAACTGCTGGGCAAGGATCCCATGCGTCGCCGTTTGGACGCTCAAGCGGCCAGCTACCGCAATCCCAGCAATCATCAACCCCGTGAACATTTGGAGAGGCCGTACTGA
- a CDS encoding DUF5989 family protein, whose product MLDLLKDLWGFLKVRKKFWLAPIILVLLLLGALIVFSQGSVVAPFIYTLF is encoded by the coding sequence ATGTTGGATTTGCTTAAGGACTTGTGGGGGTTCCTCAAAGTCCGTAAAAAGTTCTGGTTGGCGCCGATCATCCTGGTGCTGTTGCTGCTGGGCGCGCTGATTGTCTTCTCGCAGGGTTCGGTGGTCGCACCGTTCATTTACACCCTGTTCTGA
- a CDS encoding SGNH/GDSL hydrolase family protein produces MGKNAGLNALLALGSILLSFIAVEAVVERFLITRTPLKFAFALSDGVGLLAQSSKKGRLPQNYIALAGDSYAQGKGDWVFEADPNSNPPYHSAHLIQQRTGRDVISFGKRAVGSMRGLVVEPAARYRFVHDHIDSDLQPPEEIWAYFYAGNDLEDNLDELQQRFLRKHTLAELSDDRAVQAFFQDWIDHRSVGPYSSLTLNTGWLLKSTYKILGNTLKPAQDAELAPQQGVAAGDINRARIGEQTVALPDGLQGPALDLDDTQFEQGVAVFQASLRAMRALFPDAKVTVVYIPSVLEAYQVVSQQVSYADKLHPPVGSAATSRLWQNSNRLCRAVQSVVEAQRVRFIDTRPAIRAAAAQRSIHGPRDWKHFNQAGYQALVDGIVGQPATACATL; encoded by the coding sequence ATGGGAAAAAATGCCGGACTCAACGCATTGTTGGCGTTGGGCAGCATCTTGCTCAGCTTCATCGCCGTGGAAGCGGTTGTCGAACGTTTTTTGATTACCCGGACTCCGTTGAAATTCGCCTTCGCGCTGTCCGACGGCGTCGGGCTGCTGGCGCAAAGCTCCAAGAAAGGCCGGTTGCCGCAAAATTATATCGCCCTGGCCGGCGACTCCTACGCCCAAGGCAAAGGCGACTGGGTCTTCGAGGCCGACCCCAACAGCAACCCGCCCTACCACTCCGCCCACCTGATCCAGCAGCGCACCGGACGCGACGTTATCAGCTTCGGCAAGCGGGCGGTCGGCAGCATGCGCGGACTGGTGGTAGAACCGGCGGCGCGCTACCGGTTTGTCCACGATCATATCGATAGCGACCTGCAGCCGCCGGAGGAAATCTGGGCGTATTTTTATGCGGGCAACGACCTGGAAGACAACTTGGATGAACTACAGCAAAGGTTCCTGCGCAAGCATACCCTGGCCGAATTAAGCGACGACCGGGCCGTCCAGGCGTTCTTCCAAGACTGGATAGACCACCGCAGCGTCGGCCCCTACTCCTCCCTGACGCTCAACACCGGCTGGCTGCTGAAGTCCACCTACAAAATACTCGGCAACACGCTAAAGCCGGCGCAAGACGCCGAGCTGGCGCCGCAACAAGGCGTCGCCGCCGGCGACATCAACCGGGCGCGGATCGGAGAGCAAACCGTCGCCCTGCCCGACGGCCTGCAAGGCCCGGCGCTGGACTTGGACGACACCCAGTTCGAGCAAGGGGTAGCGGTCTTCCAGGCATCGCTGCGCGCCATGCGCGCCCTATTTCCCGACGCGAAAGTGACCGTGGTTTATATTCCGTCGGTGCTGGAGGCTTACCAGGTCGTTTCCCAGCAGGTCAGCTATGCCGACAAGTTGCACCCGCCCGTCGGCAGCGCGGCCACCAGCCGGCTTTGGCAAAACAGCAATCGTTTGTGCCGTGCGGTGCAAAGCGTCGTGGAAGCGCAACGCGTACGCTTTATCGACACTCGCCCGGCGATACGAGCGGCGGCGGCGCAGCGATCGATCCATGGACCGCGCGATTGGAAGCACTTCAATCAAGCCGGCTACCAGGCCCTAGTCGACGGCATCGTCGGACAACCCGCCACGGCTTGCGCGACCTTATAA
- the mutY gene encoding A/G-specific adenine glycosylase yields the protein MSKIARRNDMPSTASATGAHGADNFFAGSLLAWYDEEGRKDLPWRINPTPYRVWLSEVMLQQTQVATVLPYYERFLQRFPDIGGLADAPQEEVLRYWAGLGYYSRARHLHRTAQIVARDLGGRFPATVESLSALPGIGRSTAGAIVAIAFRRRAAILDGNVKRVLARYGGVVGWPGDADTSRRLWALSEALTPDRRVDDYTQAIMDLGATVCTRAKPACCGCPVASRCVAYRENRIPQLPGKRPAKAMPTRECYFLMLLDRDGRVYLERKPEPGLWGGLWCFPEFASWEALETACRRWRGDPAALERLPSSRHTFSHYHLSYTPVIAISQGETERIADGDYSRWVDPRDVPPPMPTPIQRLYRRLNNPLEETTTHD from the coding sequence ATGAGTAAAATCGCCCGCCGCAACGACATGCCCAGCACCGCTTCCGCCACAGGCGCCCACGGCGCCGATAACTTTTTCGCCGGCTCCCTGTTGGCTTGGTACGACGAGGAGGGGCGCAAGGATCTGCCTTGGCGGATCAACCCCACCCCTTACCGCGTATGGCTGTCGGAAGTCATGCTGCAGCAAACCCAGGTAGCCACCGTGCTGCCCTACTATGAGCGCTTTCTGCAGCGGTTTCCCGACATCGGCGGTTTGGCCGACGCGCCACAGGAAGAGGTGCTTCGCTACTGGGCGGGGCTGGGTTACTACAGTCGCGCCCGCCACCTGCACCGTACCGCGCAAATCGTGGCCCGCGACCTTGGGGGACGTTTCCCCGCCACGGTGGAGTCCCTGAGCGCATTGCCGGGCATCGGCCGTTCCACCGCGGGAGCCATCGTCGCCATCGCCTTCCGGCGGCGCGCGGCCATCCTGGACGGCAACGTCAAGCGCGTTCTGGCGCGCTACGGCGGCGTCGTGGGCTGGCCGGGCGATGCGGATACCAGCCGGCGCCTGTGGGCGCTCAGTGAGGCTTTGACGCCCGATCGGCGCGTTGACGATTACACCCAAGCCATCATGGATTTGGGCGCCACTGTCTGCACTCGCGCCAAGCCGGCTTGCTGCGGCTGTCCCGTCGCGTCTCGCTGCGTGGCCTACCGGGAAAACCGTATTCCACAGTTGCCGGGCAAGCGGCCCGCCAAAGCCATGCCGACACGGGAATGTTATTTTTTGATGTTGCTGGACAGGGACGGCCGCGTCTATCTGGAACGGAAGCCCGAGCCGGGGCTGTGGGGCGGCCTGTGGTGTTTTCCCGAGTTTGCCAGCTGGGAAGCGCTGGAAACGGCTTGCCGGCGCTGGCGGGGCGACCCCGCCGCCCTTGAGCGCTTGCCTTCCAGCAGGCATACTTTTTCCCATTATCACCTGAGCTACACGCCGGTGATCGCTATAAGCCAGGGCGAAACAGAACGGATCGCCGATGGCGATTATTCCCGCTGGGTGGATCCTCGCGACGTGCCGCCTCCCATGCCGACGCCCATCCAGCGGCTATACCGACGACTCAACAACCCACTAGAAGAGACCACCACCCATGACTAG
- a CDS encoding oxidative damage protection protein: MTRTVHCAKLGHEAEGLASPPFPGEQGQRIYQNVSKEAWQAWLRQQTMLINEYRLTPFEPKARQFLEAEREKFLFGQGSQTPEGYVPPKD, encoded by the coding sequence ATGACTAGAACGGTGCATTGCGCAAAACTGGGCCACGAAGCCGAAGGCTTGGCGTCGCCGCCCTTTCCTGGCGAACAAGGCCAGCGCATTTACCAAAACGTCTCCAAGGAGGCTTGGCAGGCCTGGCTGCGGCAGCAGACCATGCTCATCAACGAATACCGCCTCACGCCGTTCGAGCCCAAGGCCCGCCAGTTTTTGGAGGCCGAGCGCGAAAAATTCCTCTTCGGCCAAGGCAGCCAAACGCCGGAAGGTTATGTTCCCCCCAAGGATTAA
- the pta gene encoding phosphate acetyltransferase: MTKSIYITSAAPQSGKSVVALALMEFLSGRSGRIGFFRPVVRSEEEPDELLSLMATRYRLPFSFAAMSGCTYEDARVLLAADRREDLYSNILEKYMGLAAQCDFVVCVGTDYGDASAVLEFEFNMELANHLGTPALAVIKGGDQSMDELLEATQVFVNTLRNHHCDILAVVLNRVAANDRESLLAGLTAALSQPCPIFVLSEDPRLQRPTVRDIARALDAGIVTDSGDLLDNEVTGVKVAAMELPHFLDHVQDGSLIITPGDRSDIILGTLAAVLSRQYPRISGLVLTGGLKPAPQIQRVLEGLDVARIPVLSVATDTFTTAIQVNAVQPSIAPEDRRKIAAALGLVETSINLAELMERVAVDRSEHVTPLMFQYELIQRAKRQRKHIVLPEGAEERVLAAAEVILLREVCDVTLLGDAGEVRRKIAALGLSLENVRIIDPLSSELRAPFAHEYYELRRHKGISKEMAYDTLADTNYFGTMMVHLGYADGMVSGATHTTAATIRPALEFIKTRPGISIVSSVFLMCLADRVLVYGDCAINPNPTAEQLADIAVSSALTAEAFGVEPRIAMLSYSTGESGHGPDVDKAREATRIVRERCPQLMIEGPLQYDAAVDAEVAKLKLPGSQVAGHATVFIFPDLNAGNNAYKAVQRAANAIAIGPVLQGLRKPINDLSRGALVPDIVNTIAITAIQAQSEDCSRAAATAAPQ, encoded by the coding sequence ATGACGAAAAGCATCTATATCACCAGCGCGGCGCCGCAAAGCGGGAAGAGCGTCGTTGCGCTGGCTCTCATGGAGTTCTTGTCGGGCCGTAGCGGCCGTATCGGCTTTTTCCGCCCCGTGGTGCGCAGCGAAGAAGAGCCGGACGAGTTGCTGAGCTTGATGGCGACGCGGTATCGGCTGCCATTTTCTTTCGCCGCGATGTCCGGCTGCACCTACGAAGACGCCCGCGTGTTGCTGGCGGCCGATCGCCGCGAGGATCTCTACAGCAATATTCTCGAGAAATACATGGGCCTAGCGGCACAGTGCGATTTCGTGGTGTGCGTGGGAACCGATTACGGCGATGCTTCGGCGGTGCTGGAATTCGAGTTCAATATGGAACTGGCCAACCACTTGGGCACGCCCGCTTTGGCGGTGATCAAGGGCGGCGATCAATCCATGGATGAGTTGCTGGAGGCGACGCAGGTGTTCGTGAACACTTTGCGGAATCATCACTGCGATATCCTGGCCGTGGTGCTGAACCGCGTCGCCGCCAACGACCGCGAATCGCTGCTCGCGGGGTTGACGGCAGCCTTGTCGCAACCTTGTCCCATCTTTGTGCTCAGCGAGGATCCTCGCCTGCAACGGCCCACGGTGCGCGATATCGCCCGGGCGCTCGACGCGGGCATCGTCACGGACAGCGGTGATTTGCTCGACAATGAAGTGACCGGCGTGAAAGTCGCCGCCATGGAGCTGCCGCATTTTCTCGACCACGTGCAGGACGGCAGCTTGATCATCACGCCGGGGGATCGTTCCGATATCATCCTGGGTACGCTGGCGGCGGTGTTGTCTCGCCAGTACCCGCGCATCTCCGGCTTGGTCCTGACGGGCGGCTTGAAGCCGGCTCCCCAGATACAACGGGTTTTGGAAGGCTTGGACGTGGCGCGCATTCCGGTGCTCAGCGTCGCCACCGACACGTTTACCACCGCGATTCAGGTGAATGCCGTCCAGCCGTCCATCGCTCCGGAGGACAGGCGCAAGATCGCCGCGGCTTTGGGGCTGGTGGAAACCTCCATCAATCTTGCCGAGCTGATGGAGCGCGTGGCGGTGGACAGGTCCGAACACGTGACGCCGCTCATGTTCCAGTACGAATTGATTCAACGGGCTAAGCGGCAGCGAAAACACATCGTGCTGCCCGAAGGCGCGGAGGAACGCGTCCTCGCCGCGGCGGAAGTCATCCTGTTGCGTGAAGTCTGCGACGTGACGCTGCTGGGGGATGCGGGCGAGGTCAGAAGGAAAATCGCCGCATTGGGGTTGTCGCTGGAAAACGTGCGCATCATCGACCCGCTGTCCTCCGAACTGCGCGCCCCCTTCGCCCACGAGTACTACGAGCTGCGGCGGCATAAGGGCATTTCCAAGGAAATGGCCTACGATACCCTGGCGGACACCAACTATTTCGGCACGATGATGGTTCATTTGGGCTATGCCGACGGCATGGTTTCCGGCGCGACGCATACCACGGCCGCCACGATTCGTCCCGCCCTGGAGTTCATCAAGACGCGACCCGGCATCTCCATCGTTTCCAGCGTTTTCCTCATGTGCCTGGCCGACCGGGTGCTCGTTTACGGCGATTGTGCGATCAATCCGAATCCTACGGCGGAGCAATTGGCGGATATCGCCGTCAGTTCGGCGCTGACGGCCGAAGCTTTCGGCGTGGAGCCCCGGATCGCCATGCTGTCGTATTCCACCGGGGAGTCGGGCCACGGGCCGGACGTCGACAAGGCCCGCGAGGCCACGCGCATCGTCCGGGAGCGTTGTCCGCAGCTGATGATCGAGGGGCCCTTGCAATACGACGCGGCGGTCGATGCGGAGGTCGCCAAACTGAAGTTGCCGGGGAGCCAAGTGGCCGGGCATGCCACCGTTTTCATCTTTCCCGACCTCAACGCCGGCAACAACGCCTACAAAGCCGTGCAGCGCGCGGCGAACGCCATCGCCATCGGCCCCGTTTTGCAGGGATTGAGAAAACCCATCAACGATTTGAGCCGGGGGGCGTTGGTGCCGGATATCGTCAACACCATCGCCATTACGGCGATTCAGGCCCAGTCGGAAGACTGCTCCCGAGCGGCGGCAACCGCCGCGCCGCAATAG
- a CDS encoding YkgJ family cysteine cluster protein: MPVPSESADTEAADSKVDTLAELHADIDARVSAIIADGHGEWLCRVGCDACCRRLAAIPDLTEAEWLRLREGLAELSPELLREISRDMAALAERPVRPIVCPLLDRAEGACRVYAHRPVACRTYGFYVQRDQGLYCKDIEAQVAEGRWAEVVWGNHDAVDRRLSGLGGTRHLTEWFFGWKR, from the coding sequence ATGCCGGTTCCGTCGGAAAGCGCCGATACCGAAGCAGCGGACAGCAAGGTCGACACGCTCGCCGAGCTCCATGCCGATATCGACGCGCGCGTCAGCGCCATCATCGCGGACGGCCACGGCGAGTGGTTATGCCGGGTGGGCTGTGACGCTTGCTGCCGGCGGCTTGCGGCGATCCCCGATCTCACCGAGGCGGAGTGGCTTCGTCTCAGGGAGGGGTTGGCCGAATTGTCTCCCGAATTGCTCCGGGAAATCAGCCGGGACATGGCGGCCTTGGCCGAGCGCCCCGTGCGTCCCATCGTTTGCCCGCTGCTGGACCGCGCCGAGGGCGCTTGCCGGGTCTACGCGCACCGGCCGGTGGCTTGCCGCACCTACGGGTTCTATGTGCAGCGTGATCAAGGGCTTTACTGCAAGGACATCGAGGCGCAAGTGGCGGAAGGCCGCTGGGCCGAGGTGGTTTGGGGCAACCACGACGCCGTCGACCGCCGCCTGTCCGGACTGGGCGGCACGCGCCATTTGACCGAGTGGTTCTTCGGCTGGAAGCGTTAG
- a CDS encoding response regulator: MFEKKTALVVVDSVPIAQIIGQLLRNELKFDSVLNANGGMQGLQLFQAEPVDWIFADFEIPQMNGLELLTAVRELDKGKYTPFVLMTAQMNMDTCAKAVEIGASDVMAKPFTPAAFIQRVRRIAETTKRRQPPPAAVNKPNQANIVFSLVARYKAEVVSVSPTGCLLRCQPFRDGGMIYDTCQLGLELKGVNVAAKGLLVRMEIDRNKAANKSMLVAFQFLEIDDAGQQAIKDYQAQTA; this comes from the coding sequence ATGTTCGAGAAGAAAACCGCCCTCGTCGTCGTCGACTCCGTTCCCATCGCGCAAATCATCGGTCAGTTGCTGCGCAACGAATTGAAGTTCGATTCAGTGCTCAACGCCAACGGCGGCATGCAGGGCTTGCAACTGTTCCAGGCGGAACCGGTGGACTGGATTTTCGCCGATTTCGAGATCCCGCAGATGAACGGTTTGGAGCTGCTGACCGCCGTGCGCGAATTGGACAAGGGCAAGTACACGCCTTTCGTCCTGATGACGGCGCAAATGAATATGGACACCTGCGCCAAAGCCGTGGAAATCGGCGCCAGCGACGTGATGGCCAAGCCGTTCACGCCCGCCGCGTTCATCCAGCGGGTTAGGCGTATCGCCGAAACCACCAAGCGCCGTCAGCCGCCGCCCGCAGCGGTGAACAAGCCCAACCAGGCCAACATCGTCTTTTCCCTGGTAGCGCGCTATAAGGCCGAAGTGGTGAGCGTCTCCCCCACCGGTTGTTTGCTGCGCTGCCAGCCGTTCCGCGACGGCGGCATGATTTACGACACCTGCCAACTGGGCCTGGAACTGAAAGGGGTTAACGTCGCCGCGAAAGGCCTGCTGGTGCGCATGGAAATCGACCGCAACAAAGCGGCGAATAAATCCATGCTGGTCGCCTTCCAGTTTCTGGAAATCGACGACGCCGGCCAGCAAGCGATCAAGGACTACCAGGCCCAAACGGCCTAG
- the mtgA gene encoding monofunctional biosynthetic peptidoglycan transglycosylase, with translation MSRLKNPTPRRSAAANRRQGWPARLWGFAWRLALLFAAGSLLLVGAYRFVPPPVTGVMAYRHFEDWQAGRGFSPMVQVWRPYDAIAPSLPLAVVASEDQLFPSHYGFDFGALRSAVDASLQGRRLRGASTISQQVAKNLFLWPGRSYLRKGLEAWFTVLIEALWSKRRIMEVYLNIAEWGDHLFGAEAASQRYFRKPAARLGGAESALLAASLPNPRRFRPDKPSGYLLMRQQWIAQQMQRLGAGYASWDE, from the coding sequence ATGAGTCGTCTCAAGAATCCAACGCCTCGGCGCTCCGCTGCGGCGAACCGGCGACAAGGCTGGCCGGCGCGCTTATGGGGCTTCGCCTGGCGGCTGGCATTACTGTTCGCGGCAGGTTCGCTGCTGCTGGTGGGGGCCTATCGCTTCGTGCCGCCGCCGGTGACCGGCGTGATGGCCTACCGGCATTTCGAGGACTGGCAAGCGGGGCGCGGCTTCAGCCCCATGGTCCAGGTGTGGCGTCCTTACGACGCCATTGCGCCGTCCTTGCCCCTGGCGGTGGTGGCGTCGGAAGACCAGCTGTTTCCGTCCCATTACGGTTTCGATTTCGGCGCGCTGCGTAGCGCCGTGGATGCGTCGCTGCAGGGGCGGCGTTTGCGCGGCGCCAGCACCATCAGCCAGCAAGTGGCGAAAAACCTGTTTTTGTGGCCGGGACGCAGCTATTTGCGCAAGGGATTGGAGGCTTGGTTCACCGTGCTCATCGAGGCGCTCTGGTCCAAGCGGCGCATCATGGAGGTGTATCTCAACATCGCCGAGTGGGGCGACCATCTGTTCGGCGCGGAAGCCGCCAGCCAGCGCTATTTCCGCAAACCGGCCGCCCGGCTCGGCGGCGCCGAGTCCGCGTTGCTCGCCGCCAGCTTGCCCAATCCGCGCCGCTTTCGGCCCGACAAGCCGAGCGGCTACCTGCTCATGCGGCAGCAGTGGATTGCGCAGCAGATGCAGCGCCTGGGAGCCGGCTACGCTTCCTGGGACGAATGA
- a CDS encoding TolC family outer membrane protein has product MSKQLGKSIAAAGLMLAAQQASALNLLQAYDMALQSDAKFAQAAAARRSAEEKKPQAVSRLLPTVNLTAAADNVNNDNKTGFALYGGKRNDSFWNLSLNLKMNQPIYHHDYWVKLGQADSEVAAAEADYQAQFQDLVIRTVKAYFDVLVKKDGLEYATAEKTANARQLEQAQQRFDVGVSAITDLNEAQAAFDLSSANEIKAQDELEKAKEALREILGQTVADVAPLSEEAPLQPPDPVDVQQWAERATQGNFDVITQQNAVDIARKEVSVQQSGHYPTLDLVASHLVQDSSRDRPLADAAGNLTGGWQKMGPRAETDSVGLQLVVPFFQGGSVTSKTRQAGHELEKAQEKLDEKLRAADRSARDAFRGVVSSISQVKAYKTAVRSAQSAVDAAEAGLEVGTRTMVDVVTSLRNLYRAKQDYSKARYDYVVNGFLLKQAVGVLSREDVELTNAWLR; this is encoded by the coding sequence ATGAGCAAGCAGTTAGGGAAATCCATCGCGGCGGCCGGGCTGATGCTGGCGGCCCAACAAGCATCGGCGCTGAATTTACTGCAAGCTTACGACATGGCGCTGCAAAGCGACGCCAAATTCGCCCAGGCCGCCGCCGCCCGCCGCTCGGCGGAGGAAAAGAAGCCGCAGGCCGTCTCCCGCTTGCTACCCACCGTCAATCTCACGGCGGCGGCCGATAATGTCAACAACGACAACAAAACCGGCTTCGCCTTATACGGCGGCAAGCGCAACGACAGTTTCTGGAACCTGTCGCTCAACCTAAAAATGAACCAGCCCATTTACCACCACGACTATTGGGTGAAACTGGGCCAAGCGGACAGCGAAGTGGCGGCGGCGGAAGCGGACTACCAAGCCCAATTCCAGGACCTGGTCATCCGCACGGTCAAAGCCTATTTCGACGTGCTGGTGAAAAAGGACGGCTTGGAATACGCCACCGCCGAAAAAACCGCCAATGCCCGCCAGTTGGAGCAAGCGCAGCAACGCTTCGACGTGGGCGTGTCGGCCATCACCGATTTAAACGAGGCGCAAGCGGCCTTCGACCTGTCCTCCGCCAACGAAATCAAAGCCCAAGACGAACTGGAAAAAGCCAAGGAGGCGCTGCGGGAAATTCTCGGGCAAACCGTGGCGGATGTGGCGCCGCTGTCCGAAGAAGCGCCGCTGCAGCCGCCCGATCCCGTCGACGTTCAGCAATGGGCCGAGCGCGCCACCCAGGGCAACTTTGACGTGATCACCCAGCAGAACGCCGTGGACATCGCCAGAAAGGAAGTGAGCGTCCAACAATCGGGCCACTATCCCACCCTGGACCTCGTGGCGTCCCATCTGGTGCAGGACAGCTCCCGCGACCGCCCCTTGGCGGACGCCGCTGGCAACCTTACGGGCGGCTGGCAAAAAATGGGGCCTAGAGCCGAAACCGACAGCGTCGGCCTGCAGTTGGTCGTGCCCTTTTTCCAGGGGGGATCCGTCACGTCGAAAACCCGCCAAGCCGGGCATGAATTGGAAAAAGCCCAGGAAAAGCTGGATGAAAAGCTGCGCGCCGCCGACCGTAGCGCCAGGGACGCTTTTCGCGGCGTCGTATCCAGCATCAGCCAGGTGAAAGCCTATAAAACCGCCGTGCGTTCGGCGCAAAGCGCCGTGGACGCGGCGGAAGCCGGCCTGGAAGTAGGCACCCGCACCATGGTGGACGTCGTCACGTCGCTGCGCAACCTATACCGGGCCAAGCAGGACTACTCGAAAGCGCGTTACGATTACGTGGTCAACGGCTTCCTGCTCAAGCAAGCGGTCGGCGTCCTGTCCCGCGAAGACGTGGAACTCACCAACGCCTGGCTGCGTTGA